A genomic region of Devosia ginsengisoli contains the following coding sequences:
- a CDS encoding autotransporter outer membrane beta-barrel domain-containing protein — MSSDDAIIGVVGYGEALLTSGAAWTVAEQFTVGLVAQGVLRIEDGASLTSNQGYVGANAGGDGNVTVTGGASWEITSFNLNLGNYGVGEMTIEDGARVYANSGVDLGISDVTASGTLNVLGTPGARGVLETSGFQGGIGTANVTLDGGIVRAIYDNTNFFSNYGAQQVTLDAGGGIIDTNGHDIGIAPVMTGTGSLTKEGLGTLTLTGANTYGGGTTIAAGTLQLGNGGTSGSILGNVANSGVLAFNRSDAVTFGGTVSGTGGVWQVGTGQTTLSANSAALSGVSRVYDGILSVDGTLGGSFEAIGGRLQGIGQVGATTNFAGGTIAPGNSIGTLTVAGNYLGNGGTLEIETVLGDDSSATDLLVVTGDTAGSTNVRVINLGGLGAQTTEGIRIVDVGGVSGGDFTLLGHYAFEGAPAIVAGAYAYRLHQGGVSTPADGDWYLRSALVNGTTPTGPLYQAGAPIYEAYATALQSFNDLETLQQRVGNRSWTGGGVEAGAVPEAADPNSGIWGRIVGHHASLAPRFTTTGADIDVGTWQLQAGADRPLYSHEQGTLVGGVSARYGTIAGDVTSMFGNGSISSTGYGLGGTLTWYGSGGFYLDAQANVTWYDSALSSATAATSLVSGNNGFGYALGVEAGQRIALAPNWSITPQAQLTYSDVRHDGFTDAYGAAVSLVESNDLNIRLGLSADYQDSWTDASGETSRLHAYGIANLYYDVLPDSRTDLAGVELVNTQDNLWGGLGIGGTYAWGDDKYAIHGQGSANTSLVNFGNSVSLAGTAGLTVRF; from the coding sequence GTGTCGAGCGATGACGCCATCATTGGCGTCGTCGGTTATGGAGAAGCCCTCCTGACATCGGGCGCGGCCTGGACCGTGGCGGAACAGTTCACGGTCGGTCTGGTCGCCCAAGGCGTTCTGCGCATTGAAGACGGCGCCAGCCTGACCAGCAACCAGGGCTATGTGGGTGCCAATGCCGGTGGCGACGGCAATGTGACTGTCACCGGGGGCGCGAGCTGGGAGATAACCAGCTTTAATCTCAACCTCGGCAATTACGGCGTTGGGGAGATGACCATCGAAGATGGCGCGCGGGTTTACGCCAATAGCGGCGTCGATCTCGGCATATCGGATGTGACGGCCAGCGGCACGCTGAATGTACTGGGCACGCCGGGTGCGCGCGGGGTGCTGGAAACCAGTGGTTTCCAGGGCGGCATAGGCACCGCAAATGTCACCCTGGATGGCGGCATTGTTCGCGCCATCTACGACAACACGAATTTTTTCAGCAATTACGGTGCCCAGCAGGTCACCCTCGACGCCGGCGGCGGTATCATCGACACCAATGGGCACGATATCGGCATCGCCCCCGTCATGACCGGGACGGGCAGCCTGACCAAGGAAGGGCTGGGCACGCTGACTCTCACCGGCGCCAACACGTATGGCGGTGGCACGACGATCGCGGCCGGCACTTTGCAACTGGGCAATGGCGGCACGAGCGGCAGCATTTTGGGCAATGTCGCCAATAGCGGCGTCCTGGCTTTCAATCGCTCGGACGCGGTGACCTTTGGCGGGACGGTCAGCGGGACGGGTGGCGTTTGGCAGGTCGGCACCGGGCAGACCACGCTCAGCGCCAATAGTGCAGCCCTGTCGGGCGTCTCCAGGGTCTATGACGGCATTCTTTCGGTCGATGGCACGCTTGGCGGATCGTTCGAGGCCATAGGCGGACGATTGCAGGGCATCGGCCAGGTGGGGGCGACGACGAATTTTGCCGGTGGCACCATCGCCCCGGGCAATTCGATCGGCACGCTGACCGTGGCCGGCAATTATCTCGGCAATGGCGGTACGCTCGAAATCGAAACGGTGCTGGGCGACGACAGTTCGGCCACCGACCTGCTGGTCGTGACCGGCGACACGGCCGGCAGCACCAATGTTCGCGTCATCAATCTCGGCGGCCTCGGCGCACAGACCACTGAAGGCATCAGGATCGTCGATGTCGGTGGCGTTTCCGGCGGCGATTTCACGCTTCTGGGGCATTATGCCTTCGAAGGAGCGCCCGCCATTGTCGCCGGCGCCTATGCCTATCGTCTTCATCAGGGCGGCGTCAGCACGCCCGCCGACGGTGACTGGTACCTGCGGTCGGCCCTGGTCAATGGCACGACCCCGACCGGGCCGCTATATCAGGCCGGCGCCCCGATTTACGAGGCCTATGCGACGGCACTGCAGAGCTTCAACGACCTCGAAACCTTGCAGCAGCGCGTCGGCAACCGGTCCTGGACGGGTGGTGGGGTCGAAGCGGGCGCTGTGCCCGAAGCGGCCGACCCCAATAGCGGCATCTGGGGCCGCATTGTCGGCCACCACGCCAGTCTCGCCCCCCGGTTCACCACGACCGGCGCGGACATCGATGTCGGCACCTGGCAATTGCAGGCCGGTGCCGACCGGCCACTCTATTCGCACGAGCAGGGCACTCTGGTCGGCGGGGTTTCAGCGCGATACGGCACCATTGCGGGCGACGTCACTTCGATGTTCGGAAACGGTTCGATCAGCAGCACCGGCTATGGCCTGGGCGGAACGCTGACTTGGTATGGTTCGGGCGGCTTTTACCTCGACGCCCAGGCGAACGTGACCTGGTATGACAGCGCGCTCTCTTCCGCCACCGCGGCAACCAGCCTGGTTTCGGGCAATAATGGCTTCGGTTACGCCCTCGGCGTCGAAGCCGGCCAGCGGATCGCGCTGGCGCCGAACTGGTCGATCACGCCACAGGCGCAGCTAACCTATTCCGATGTCCGCCATGATGGCTTTACCGACGCCTATGGTGCCGCTGTTTCGCTGGTCGAAAGCAATGACCTCAATATCCGGCTGGGCCTTTCGGCCGACTACCAGGATAGCTGGACCGATGCGTCCGGCGAGACCAGCCGTCTCCATGCCTATGGCATCGCCAATCTCTATTACGACGTTCTGCCGGACAGCAGGACCGACCTTGCCGGGGTGGAACTGGTAAACACCCAGGACAACCTCTGGGGCGGCCTCGGGATCGGCGGCACCTATGCCTGGGGCGACGATAAATACGCCATCCACGGCCAGGGCAGCGCCAATACAAGCCTCGTCAATTTCGGCAACAGCGTCAGCCTTGCCGGCACGGCCGGGCTCACCGTCAGATTTTAG
- a CDS encoding ABC transporter permease subunit codes for MVINILRKLVVLIPTFIGVTIAAFLFIRLLPGDPILMMSGERALSPEQHAELSHKLGFDQPLFMQYLNYLTGVLHGDFGTSISSREPVLTIFFKLFPATLELAVCALAIAVLLGIPFGIFAAMKKGSMWDQAVMGTALVGYSMPIFWWGLLLIVVFSGMLGWTPVSGRLAALYYFPQVTGFMVIDAAISGQDGALGSALSHLILPSIVLGTIPLAVIARQTRSAMLEVLGEDYVRTARAKGLNTYRVIAIHALRNALIPVITTVGLQLGVLLGGAILTETIFSWPGIGKWLVDSVSRRDYPVIQGALLIISMLVMAVNLIVDVLYRLANPRLR; via the coding sequence ATGGTCATCAATATCCTTCGCAAGCTTGTGGTGCTGATCCCCACATTCATCGGTGTGACCATTGCGGCATTTCTGTTCATCCGCCTGCTGCCGGGCGATCCCATACTGATGATGTCCGGCGAGCGTGCGCTGAGCCCCGAACAGCATGCGGAACTGTCGCACAAGCTGGGCTTCGACCAGCCGCTTTTCATGCAATATCTGAACTACCTCACCGGCGTGCTGCATGGGGATTTCGGAACGTCGATCTCGAGCCGGGAACCGGTTCTCACCATTTTCTTCAAACTGTTTCCCGCCACGCTCGAACTGGCAGTCTGCGCGCTGGCGATTGCTGTTCTGCTCGGCATTCCATTCGGCATCTTTGCCGCCATGAAGAAGGGGTCCATGTGGGACCAAGCGGTCATGGGAACGGCCCTGGTAGGGTATTCAATGCCCATCTTCTGGTGGGGTCTTCTGCTCATCGTGGTATTTTCCGGCATGCTGGGCTGGACGCCGGTGTCCGGGCGGCTGGCGGCGCTCTACTATTTTCCGCAGGTCACTGGCTTCATGGTCATCGACGCTGCGATATCCGGACAGGATGGCGCGCTCGGCTCGGCCCTGAGCCACCTCATATTGCCCTCGATCGTCCTGGGCACGATCCCTCTTGCCGTCATCGCGCGCCAGACACGATCCGCCATGCTCGAAGTGCTGGGCGAAGACTATGTCCGGACCGCCCGCGCAAAAGGGCTCAACACCTACAGGGTCATCGCTATTCACGCGCTGCGCAATGCGTTGATCCCGGTCATCACCACGGTCGGCCTGCAGCTTGGTGTCCTGCTCGGGGGCGCCATCCTCACCGAGACGATTTTTTCCTGGCCTGGCATCGGCAAGTGGTTGGTGGATTCGGTTTCGCGCCGTGACTACCCGGTTATCCAGGGCGCCCTGCTGATCATCTCCATGCTGGTCATGGCGGTGAACCTGATCGTCGACGTTCTTTATCGTCTCGCAAACCCACGCCTTCGCTAG
- a CDS encoding ABC transporter ATP-binding protein encodes MTQAAFEARALVRDYGSTGGFWGRSLPLRALKGVSLRVEKGKTLAIVGESGCGKSTLARIVTLIDEPTSGELFLDGTSISKSDLKRDKGLRKEIQIVFQNPYGSLNPRQTVGKLLEEPLLFNTRMSAQDRQDAVYEMLRKVGLKEEHYGRYPHMFSGGQRQRIAIARALMLKPRLLVLDEPVSALDLSVQAQVLNLLSDLQKDMGLTYIFISHDLSVVRHLAHEVMVMYKGEVVEEGPVDTVFDRPQADYTRKLLAATPTTDLAAIKARIAAQANLMAQK; translated from the coding sequence ATGACGCAGGCTGCATTCGAGGCCCGTGCGCTGGTTCGAGATTACGGCTCCACTGGCGGCTTCTGGGGACGTTCCCTGCCGTTACGCGCGCTGAAGGGCGTTTCCCTCCGCGTCGAGAAGGGAAAGACCCTGGCGATCGTGGGTGAGTCAGGCTGCGGCAAGTCGACATTGGCCCGCATTGTCACGCTCATCGATGAGCCCACCAGTGGCGAGTTGTTTCTCGATGGCACCAGCATCAGCAAGTCGGACCTGAAGCGCGACAAGGGGCTGCGTAAGGAAATACAGATCGTTTTCCAGAACCCCTATGGCTCGCTCAATCCGCGCCAGACGGTAGGAAAACTCCTCGAAGAACCCTTGCTGTTCAATACCAGGATGTCGGCGCAGGACAGGCAGGACGCCGTATATGAGATGCTGCGCAAGGTTGGCCTGAAAGAAGAACACTACGGCCGCTACCCGCACATGTTTTCGGGCGGGCAGCGCCAGCGCATAGCCATCGCCCGAGCGCTCATGTTAAAGCCGCGCCTGCTGGTTTTGGACGAACCGGTTTCTGCACTGGATTTGTCTGTCCAGGCCCAGGTTTTGAATCTGCTTTCTGATCTCCAGAAAGATATGGGACTAACCTATATTTTCATCAGCCATGATTTGTCCGTGGTCCGCCATTTGGCGCACGAAGTCATGGTGATGTACAAGGGCGAAGTGGTCGAGGAGGGGCCCGTGGACACAGTCTTTGACAGGCCCCAGGCGGACTACACGCGGAAACTGCTTGCCGCGACGCCAACGACAGACCTTGCTGCCATCAAGGCGCGGATTGCGGCCCAGGCAAATCTGATGGCGCAGAAATAG
- a CDS encoding NAD(P)/FAD-dependent oxidoreductase, translating into MADDFQARCYWWEDFAPLRSEGELPARAPVLIIGSGFAGLSAALELSKRNVQVVVVDAREIGWGASSRNGGGVGAALGIGKSFTGKQTLPSSVIRELRTDAAQAFPLVLKLIEEENIDCKLRHAGRFVGAATPRHYEDMRKRAAELNSTTATNSYVLSREEQRSEVGSDYYFGGMVTDDGATIQPALYVKGLIEACLRRGVQFISNTPVTKLEQQGKLWKVTTSAGACLVDDVIVATNGYTSAVTPALSKRIIPVASHIIASEKLPESTMKELFPKGKMISDSKRVLYYYRPSPDGTRVIFGGRARFTQVGEEKIGMLLQRAMVERFPQIEGVKVSYAWSGLLGFTLDATAHMGKIDGLHYCMGCNGSGISMMTYLGYQTARKVAQARDYSCAFEKHRFPGLPFYNGDTWFLPMVGSYYRMRDDIDRAWGVRKHNRQSGH; encoded by the coding sequence TTGGCAGACGATTTTCAGGCCCGGTGCTACTGGTGGGAAGACTTCGCGCCCCTGCGCAGCGAAGGCGAGTTGCCGGCTCGCGCCCCGGTGCTGATCATCGGTTCGGGCTTTGCGGGGCTCTCGGCAGCGCTGGAGCTCTCGAAGCGGAACGTTCAGGTTGTGGTGGTCGACGCCAGGGAGATCGGCTGGGGCGCCAGCTCGCGCAATGGCGGCGGCGTGGGCGCGGCGCTCGGCATCGGCAAGAGCTTCACCGGCAAGCAGACCCTGCCGAGCAGTGTCATCCGCGAACTTCGCACTGATGCGGCCCAGGCCTTCCCCCTGGTCCTCAAGCTCATCGAAGAAGAAAATATCGACTGCAAGCTGCGCCATGCCGGCCGGTTTGTCGGCGCCGCCACGCCCCGCCACTACGAAGATATGCGCAAACGCGCTGCCGAGCTCAATTCGACGACTGCGACGAACAGTTATGTTCTGTCACGCGAAGAGCAGCGCAGCGAGGTGGGCAGCGACTATTATTTCGGCGGCATGGTCACCGATGACGGTGCCACGATCCAGCCGGCCCTTTACGTGAAAGGGCTTATCGAGGCCTGCCTGCGCCGCGGCGTTCAGTTCATCTCGAACACGCCGGTGACCAAGCTGGAGCAGCAGGGCAAGCTATGGAAGGTGACCACCTCGGCCGGCGCATGCCTGGTGGATGACGTCATTGTCGCCACCAATGGCTATACTTCGGCGGTCACCCCGGCGCTCAGCAAGCGCATCATCCCTGTTGCCAGCCATATCATCGCCAGCGAAAAGCTGCCCGAAAGCACGATGAAGGAGCTGTTTCCAAAGGGAAAGATGATCTCCGACAGCAAGCGCGTGCTCTACTATTACCGACCTTCGCCCGACGGGACGCGCGTTATTTTCGGGGGCCGCGCGCGTTTCACGCAGGTCGGTGAAGAAAAGATCGGCATGCTGCTGCAGAGGGCAATGGTGGAGCGCTTTCCACAGATCGAGGGCGTCAAGGTCAGCTATGCGTGGTCCGGCTTGCTGGGCTTTACGCTCGACGCGACCGCTCACATGGGCAAGATCGACGGCCTGCATTACTGCATGGGCTGCAATGGCAGCGGCATCTCGATGATGACCTATCTAGGCTACCAGACTGCCCGGAAAGTTGCCCAGGCGCGCGACTACAGCTGTGCCTTTGAGAAACACCGTTTCCCGGGCCTGCCCTTTTACAATGGCGATACCTGGTTCCTGCCGATGGTGGGAAGCTATTACCGCATGCGCGACGATATCGACCGTGCATGGGGTGTTCGCAAGCATAACCGACAGAGTGGACACTAA
- a CDS encoding ABC transporter permease subunit: MPIVATAQVKQAWGLDFWFYFSRNRGAVLGLVIFCALTLIAIFAPLIAPYTANEQFRDAVLLPPSWQTGGRAEFLLGTDPIGRDLLSRLIHGTRYSLMIGLVVSALSFTGGVVIGVVAGYCRGWVDTMVMRIMDVILAFPSLLLALVLVAVLGPGLFNAMIAIAIVSQPHFVRLARAAVIAEKDKDYVIGAKVAGAGHLYLMFRTILPNCLSPLIVQATLSFSSGILDAAALGFLGMGAQAPTPEWGTMLAEAREFILRAWWVVTLPGLAILITVLSINLVGDGLRDALDPKLKRS; this comes from the coding sequence ATGCCGATAGTGGCGACGGCCCAGGTCAAGCAGGCCTGGGGCCTCGACTTCTGGTTCTATTTCTCCCGGAATCGCGGCGCCGTTCTCGGCCTGGTGATTTTTTGCGCCCTGACGCTGATAGCGATTTTTGCGCCTCTCATCGCGCCCTACACTGCCAACGAGCAGTTCAGGGATGCGGTGCTGCTGCCGCCGTCGTGGCAGACGGGCGGCCGGGCCGAGTTCTTGCTGGGCACCGATCCCATCGGGCGTGACCTGCTATCGCGCCTGATCCACGGCACCCGGTATTCCCTGATGATCGGTCTGGTCGTCAGCGCCTTGTCCTTCACCGGAGGCGTCGTGATCGGCGTCGTTGCCGGTTACTGCCGTGGCTGGGTGGACACCATGGTCATGCGCATCATGGACGTCATCCTGGCATTCCCCTCTTTGCTGCTGGCGCTGGTTCTGGTGGCGGTACTGGGCCCTGGCCTGTTCAATGCCATGATTGCCATCGCCATCGTTTCCCAGCCCCATTTCGTCCGACTGGCCCGCGCTGCCGTAATCGCCGAAAAGGACAAGGACTATGTCATTGGCGCCAAGGTCGCGGGGGCAGGGCACCTCTATCTGATGTTCCGCACGATCCTGCCCAACTGCCTCTCTCCGCTGATCGTGCAGGCGACACTGTCGTTCTCCAGCGGCATTCTCGATGCGGCGGCTCTGGGCTTTCTGGGCATGGGGGCGCAGGCACCGACGCCGGAATGGGGCACCATGCTCGCCGAGGCGCGTGAATTCATCCTGCGCGCCTGGTGGGTCGTGACCTTGCCTGGCCTGGCCATTCTGATCACCGTTCTTTCGATCAACCTGGTGGGCGATGGCCTGCGTGATGCTCTCGATCCCAAGCTCAAGAGATCATAA
- a CDS encoding sugar-binding domain-containing protein has product MASIAELIAHGAVGDLAGHFLNARGVPLDRTINRQALAPELFSLSKIRHRLVVGGAPTKVPIVSAILATARG; this is encoded by the coding sequence ATGGCATCGATAGCCGAGCTTATCGCCCATGGCGCGGTTGGCGACCTGGCCGGCCATTTCCTCAATGCGCGGGGCGTGCCGCTGGATCGCACGATCAACCGCCAAGCATTGGCCCCCGAGCTTTTCAGTCTCTCGAAGATACGTCACCGGCTCGTGGTTGGCGGGGCGCCTACAAAGGTACCTATCGTGTCGGCCATATTGGCGACGGCTAGAGGGTAG
- a CDS encoding ABC transporter ATP-binding protein, whose amino-acid sequence MVLLSIENLVVEFPASTGWFRAVDGVSMSVNEGEILAIVGESGSGKSVSMLAVMGLLPPAARVSADRLEFDGKDLRSLSARERSKIIGREISMIFQEPIASLNPSFTVGYQIDEVLKAHTSLLGRERRERVLELLADVGIPDPAVKRDSYPHQLSGGQCQRVMIAMAVACKPKLLLADEPTTALDVTIQRQILDLLMQLRRETGLGLVLITHNLGVVAATADRVVVQYDGRKMEEGDVVSIFESPRHEYTRALLAALPERAMGGRLPSVADGLAMEQAQ is encoded by the coding sequence ATGGTTTTGCTTTCAATAGAAAATCTCGTTGTCGAGTTCCCGGCCAGCACGGGATGGTTCCGTGCGGTGGATGGCGTATCCATGTCGGTGAATGAGGGAGAAATCCTGGCCATCGTGGGGGAGTCAGGGTCGGGCAAGTCCGTCTCCATGCTGGCAGTTATGGGCCTGCTTCCGCCCGCTGCAAGGGTTTCTGCCGATAGGCTGGAATTCGACGGCAAGGATTTGCGCAGTCTCTCGGCACGTGAGCGCAGCAAGATCATCGGTCGTGAGATTTCCATGATCTTTCAGGAACCGATCGCCAGCCTCAATCCGTCATTCACCGTCGGCTATCAGATCGATGAAGTGCTCAAGGCCCATACAAGTCTTTTAGGGCGGGAGCGGCGCGAACGGGTACTCGAACTGCTGGCAGACGTCGGGATTCCGGATCCGGCTGTGAAGCGGGATTCATACCCGCACCAGCTCTCCGGTGGCCAATGCCAGCGCGTGATGATTGCCATGGCCGTGGCCTGCAAGCCAAAGCTGCTGCTGGCGGATGAGCCGACGACCGCTCTTGATGTCACCATCCAGCGCCAGATTCTGGATTTGCTCATGCAGCTGCGAAGGGAAACCGGTCTGGGCCTCGTATTGATAACGCACAATCTTGGCGTGGTTGCCGCAACGGCCGATCGCGTCGTGGTCCAGTATGATGGGCGCAAGATGGAGGAGGGCGACGTGGTCTCCATATTCGAGTCGCCCAGGCACGAATATACGCGCGCGCTTCTGGCTGCGCTGCCGGAACGCGCCATGGGCGGCCGTCTGCCCTCGGTCGCTGATGGTCTGGCGATGGAGCAGGCGCAATGA
- a CDS encoding ABC transporter substrate-binding protein: MGRLTAALVLSVTTAGLAHASVLTMCTEGSPEIFNPQLSNNGVTANVLSQIYDNLVSVRQSDLSIEAALAESWDVSEDGKTYTFHLRKGVNWQSNADFTPTREFNADDVIFSFGRMMDPSHPFHEVSGGAYIGFINKLGDNLESVERIDDYTVSFTLKRRDATFLGVMAFQPMGIISAEYGAAMQAVNSMEKVDRQPIGTGPFQLEHFQQDAQVRLKAFHETWGEAAGRADKSPLVDTVVMLITPDASTRVQRALAGECHIALYPNLADADIIRGSDKVDLVETETASTGFLTFNFRDERYQDARVREALTIGLDIERLTDVVYQGMAQPTVAIIPNTFWGHNADLEVPSYDPERAKTLLAEAGFADGFETDVWALPVVRPYMPNGRRAAEIIQEDWSKLGVKVNIVTYEWAEYIERARNGEGQVAMFGGIWDYPDPSQIPNSYLSCDINGKPSPSNIGAWCNDEYNSILRQASESTDQVEREALYKELQAVFAREKPAIAFASSPTLTVISNSVDGYHPASVGTSSLAGVSLK; encoded by the coding sequence ATGGGCCGCTTGACGGCGGCTTTGGTGCTTTCGGTCACGACAGCGGGACTGGCCCATGCATCGGTGCTCACCATGTGTACCGAGGGCAGTCCGGAGATTTTCAATCCCCAACTGTCGAACAATGGGGTGACCGCCAACGTCCTGAGCCAGATTTACGATAATCTGGTTTCGGTTCGGCAGTCGGACCTCTCGATCGAAGCCGCGCTGGCTGAATCCTGGGATGTCTCCGAGGACGGCAAGACCTATACCTTCCACCTTCGCAAAGGGGTGAACTGGCAGTCCAATGCCGACTTCACGCCAACCCGCGAATTCAATGCTGACGACGTGATCTTCAGCTTCGGCCGCATGATGGACCCCTCCCACCCGTTCCACGAAGTGAGCGGCGGCGCCTATATCGGCTTCATCAACAAGCTGGGAGACAATCTCGAAAGCGTTGAGCGAATTGACGACTATACCGTCTCGTTCACCCTCAAGCGCCGCGATGCGACCTTCCTCGGCGTCATGGCTTTCCAGCCGATGGGCATTATTTCGGCGGAATACGGCGCCGCGATGCAGGCCGTCAATTCCATGGAAAAGGTCGATCGCCAGCCTATCGGCACGGGTCCTTTCCAGCTCGAGCATTTCCAGCAGGATGCGCAGGTGCGCCTCAAGGCGTTCCATGAAACCTGGGGCGAAGCTGCAGGCCGCGCGGACAAGTCACCCCTCGTGGACACTGTCGTGATGCTGATCACCCCCGACGCCTCCACCCGCGTCCAGCGGGCCCTGGCCGGGGAATGTCATATCGCCCTTTACCCCAACCTTGCCGATGCGGACATCATCCGTGGCAGCGACAAGGTCGACCTAGTCGAAACCGAAACGGCGTCCACTGGTTTCCTGACCTTCAACTTCCGCGACGAGCGCTATCAGGATGCGCGCGTACGCGAGGCACTGACGATCGGTCTGGACATCGAGCGCCTTACCGATGTCGTTTACCAGGGCATGGCCCAGCCGACCGTGGCGATCATCCCCAACACGTTCTGGGGGCACAACGCCGATCTCGAAGTGCCCTCCTATGATCCGGAACGCGCCAAGACGCTGCTCGCCGAGGCCGGTTTTGCCGATGGTTTCGAGACCGATGTATGGGCGCTCCCCGTCGTCCGGCCCTATATGCCGAACGGCCGCCGCGCTGCTGAGATCATCCAGGAGGACTGGAGCAAGCTCGGCGTGAAGGTCAACATCGTCACCTATGAATGGGCCGAGTATATCGAGCGCGCCCGCAATGGCGAAGGCCAGGTCGCTATGTTCGGCGGCATCTGGGACTATCCCGATCCGAGCCAGATTCCCAACAGCTACCTGTCTTGCGATATCAACGGCAAGCCGAGCCCGTCCAATATCGGTGCCTGGTGCAATGACGAGTATAATTCGATCCTGCGTCAGGCTTCCGAGTCCACCGATCAGGTCGAGCGCGAAGCTCTCTACAAGGAACTGCAGGCCGTATTCGCACGCGAAAAGCCGGCGATCGCCTTCGCCTCTTCGCCGACGCTGACGGTCATCTCCAACTCTGTAGATGGCTATCATCCGGCATCGGTCGGCACGTCCTCGCTGGCCGGCGTGAGCCTCAAATAA
- a CDS encoding cupin domain-containing protein: protein MLIQTIETRPTTEGVAGAPAADRLIEGNPLFTSWLQAQAKGNVEVGVWEATPGTYKSIKGEAFEFCHILEGVAEITPDGSDQTATYRAGDNFVLNPGFTGRWKTIETIRKIFVVVR from the coding sequence ATGCTAATACAGACGATCGAGACCAGGCCGACAACTGAAGGCGTAGCCGGCGCACCCGCAGCTGACCGCCTCATCGAAGGCAATCCGCTCTTCACCTCCTGGTTGCAGGCGCAAGCCAAAGGCAATGTCGAAGTCGGTGTATGGGAAGCAACGCCCGGCACCTACAAATCGATTAAAGGCGAAGCCTTTGAGTTCTGCCATATCCTTGAGGGGGTTGCTGAGATCACCCCCGACGGGAGCGACCAGACCGCAACCTACCGCGCAGGCGACAATTTCGTCCTCAATCCCGGCTTTACCGGACGTTGGAAAACGATCGAGACAATTCGGAAGATTTTCGTGGTCGTCCGATAA
- a CDS encoding IclR family transcriptional regulator, protein MTALEHDTFAPKDDGLFVASLAKGFRVLESFHGRRRRLTLKEIAELAQIGMSATQRAVSTLTTLGYLAKDEQTRTYRLTPKTLALCWEYLSNSDLHDVALPIIRGLAERFGETVNLSERLNNELVVVGRAPGRHAVPVNVGIGTRYPLVSTAPGLAILAYSDPTATKEFIDTTTIIPWTKHTITSKAEVLAEIDRIRVNGFAVGSQLMHDGHVSIAAPILDSFSGSAIAAINLSAYLERWTQIDVMSTLVPAVREAANSISAMLRH, encoded by the coding sequence GTGACCGCCCTTGAGCATGATACCTTCGCGCCAAAAGACGACGGCCTTTTTGTTGCATCGCTGGCAAAGGGCTTTCGCGTTCTGGAAAGCTTCCACGGGCGTCGACGCAGGTTGACTCTCAAGGAGATTGCCGAACTTGCGCAAATCGGCATGAGTGCCACCCAGCGCGCGGTCTCAACGCTGACAACACTGGGCTATCTGGCCAAAGACGAGCAGACGCGGACCTACCGCCTCACGCCGAAGACCCTGGCCTTGTGCTGGGAATATCTCTCCAACTCCGATCTGCATGATGTTGCCCTGCCCATAATCCGTGGGTTGGCAGAGAGATTTGGCGAGACAGTCAATCTCTCCGAGCGGCTGAACAATGAGCTTGTCGTCGTGGGGCGCGCGCCCGGCCGTCATGCGGTTCCCGTCAATGTCGGCATCGGCACGCGCTATCCTTTGGTCAGCACTGCGCCGGGCCTTGCCATCCTGGCCTATAGCGATCCCACGGCGACGAAAGAGTTCATCGATACGACGACGATTATTCCCTGGACCAAGCACACGATCACCAGCAAGGCGGAAGTTCTGGCCGAGATCGACAGGATCCGAGTGAATGGCTTTGCCGTCGGCAGCCAGCTCATGCATGATGGCCATGTGTCGATTGCTGCGCCAATTCTCGACAGCTTCTCCGGCAGCGCCATCGCCGCAATCAATCTTTCTGCCTATTTGGAGCGCTGGACTCAAATCGACGTGATGTCGACACTGGTTCCTGCAGTCAGAGAAGCTGCAAATTCGATTAGCGCAATGCTCAGGCATTAG